The following are from one region of the Flavobacteriaceae bacterium UJ101 genome:
- a CDS encoding catalase (Occurs in almost all aerobically respiring organisms and serves to protect cells from the toxic effects of hydrogen peroxide. Belongs to the catalase family.; KEGG: nfa:nfa55390 catalase): protein MKNQKKITTEVGTPVYHYEDSQTAGGARGPVLLQDYFLQEKLAHFNRERIPERVVHAKGTGAYGKFTVTHDITQYTRADLFSEIGKETKVFLRFSTVGGEKGSADAERDPRGFAVKFYTEDGNWDMVGNNTPVFFIKDAKKFPDFIHTQKRHPKTNCKSATMMWDFWSLNPESLHQVMILMSDRGTPKTYRHMNGYGSHTFSMVNKENERVYVKFHFKTDQGIQNFTDEEATEMKGNDPDHAQRDLVEAIEKGDFPKWNVKIQVMTEEQAKTFRWNPFDVTKVWPHADYPLIDAGVLELNEIPSNYFADVEQAAFAPTNVVDGIGFSPDKMLQGRIFAYPDAHRYRIGANYNALPVNKCPFATNNYNRDGAMAFDGNGGDVPNYFPNSFDDLELDESRKGQNYNLKSAEVGYFDRNGEGDDDHFTQAGDLFAKVMTPEEKMRTVNNIIGAMNGIEGPKRDEIINRQLCHFFRANIQLGLAIAQGLGVEIEEGMMKH from the coding sequence ATGAAAAATCAAAAAAAAATTACAACAGAGGTTGGAACACCCGTGTATCATTATGAAGATTCACAAACGGCAGGAGGAGCTAGAGGACCTGTTTTATTGCAGGATTATTTTCTTCAAGAAAAATTAGCACATTTTAATAGAGAAAGAATACCAGAAAGAGTTGTTCATGCCAAAGGAACAGGAGCGTATGGTAAATTTACAGTAACACATGATATTACACAGTATACGAGAGCAGATTTGTTTTCAGAAATAGGAAAAGAAACAAAGGTTTTTTTACGTTTTTCAACTGTAGGTGGTGAAAAAGGTTCTGCAGATGCAGAACGTGATCCACGTGGTTTTGCTGTTAAATTTTATACAGAAGATGGAAATTGGGATATGGTAGGGAATAATACACCTGTATTTTTTATAAAGGATGCTAAAAAATTTCCTGATTTTATTCACACACAGAAACGCCATCCTAAAACCAATTGTAAATCAGCTACTATGATGTGGGATTTTTGGTCATTAAATCCTGAATCATTACACCAGGTTATGATTTTGATGTCTGATAGAGGAACTCCTAAAACCTATCGTCATATGAATGGTTATGGTTCACACACATTTTCAATGGTTAATAAAGAAAATGAACGTGTTTATGTGAAGTTTCATTTTAAAACGGATCAAGGAATTCAGAATTTTACAGATGAAGAGGCAACTGAAATGAAAGGAAATGATCCTGATCATGCACAACGTGATTTGGTAGAAGCAATTGAAAAAGGTGATTTTCCAAAATGGAATGTTAAAATTCAAGTGATGACAGAAGAACAAGCTAAGACATTTCGTTGGAATCCATTTGATGTAACCAAAGTATGGCCTCATGCTGATTATCCATTAATTGATGCTGGAGTATTAGAGTTAAATGAAATCCCATCTAATTATTTTGCAGATGTAGAACAAGCTGCTTTTGCTCCAACTAATGTAGTAGATGGTATTGGTTTTTCACCTGATAAAATGTTGCAAGGGCGTATTTTTGCATATCCAGATGCACATCGTTATCGAATTGGAGCCAACTATAATGCATTACCCGTAAATAAGTGTCCATTTGCGACCAATAATTATAATCGTGATGGAGCTATGGCTTTTGATGGAAATGGAGGCGATGTACCGAATTACTTTCCTAATAGTTTTGATGATTTAGAATTAGATGAATCAAGAAAAGGTCAAAATTATAATTTAAAATCTGCAGAAGTGGGTTATTTTGATCGAAATGGAGAAGGTGATGATGATCATTTCACTCAAGCAGGAGATTTATTTGCTAAAGTAATGACACCGGAAGAAAAAATGCGAACCGTGAATAATATTATAGGTGCTATGAATGGAATTGAGGGACCTAAACGTGATGAGATTATTAACCGCCAATTATGTCATTTTTTTAGAGCTAATATTCAGTTAGGACTTGCTATTGCTCAAGGATTAGGAGTGGAAATTGAAGAAGGAATGATGAAGCATTAA
- the katE|CAT|catB|srpA gene encoding catalase (Decomposes hydrogen peroxide into water and oxyge; serves to protect cells from the toxic effects of hydrogen peroxide; Belongs to the catalase family.; KEGG: pfq:QQ39_11975 catalase): MKNKKLTTAAGAPVVDNTNSMTAGPRGPLLMQDVWFLEKLAHFDREVIPERRMHAKGSGAFGQFTVTHDISKYTKANIFSEVGKKTDLFLRFSTVAGERGAADAERDIRGFAVKFYTEEGNWDLVGNNTPVFFLRDPLRFPDLNRAVKRDPKTNMRSANNNWDFWTLIPESLHQITMTMSDRGIPKTYRHMNGYGSHTYSFINAANERFWVKFHFKTAQGIECLTDAEAEEIIGKDRESHQKDLFDSIENKDFPKWHLKIQVMPEEEAKTYHINPFDLTKVWPHADYPLIDVGVLELNRNPENYFVDVEQAAFNPTNIVPGIGFSPDKMLQGRLFSYGDTQRYRLGVNHHQIPVNAPKCPFHSYHRDGTMRTDSNAGSTVGYQPNSFSEWEDSVELKEPKLELDGAAYHWDHREDTDYYSQAGNLFNIMTEDEQQRLFENTARQVGGAYKFIQIRHIQNCLKADQKYGEGIAKALNITMEEVKNQPEDYMPQMNS; this comes from the coding sequence ATGAAAAATAAGAAATTGACTACAGCAGCAGGAGCTCCTGTTGTTGACAATACAAACTCGATGACGGCTGGTCCCAGAGGACCATTATTGATGCAAGATGTATGGTTCTTAGAAAAATTAGCACATTTTGATCGAGAGGTGATTCCAGAAAGAAGGATGCATGCAAAAGGATCTGGGGCATTTGGTCAATTTACAGTGACTCATGATATTTCAAAGTATACAAAAGCTAATATTTTTTCAGAAGTTGGGAAAAAAACAGATCTTTTTCTACGATTTTCTACTGTAGCAGGAGAAAGAGGAGCAGCTGATGCGGAAAGAGATATTCGTGGTTTTGCAGTTAAATTTTATACAGAAGAAGGAAATTGGGATTTAGTAGGAAACAATACTCCTGTATTCTTTTTAAGAGATCCATTACGTTTTCCTGATTTGAACAGAGCTGTAAAACGTGATCCTAAAACCAATATGAGAAGTGCGAATAATAATTGGGATTTTTGGACTTTAATACCTGAATCATTACATCAAATAACGATGACAATGAGTGATCGAGGGATTCCAAAAACCTATCGTCATATGAATGGATACGGTAGTCATACCTATAGTTTTATTAATGCAGCCAATGAACGTTTTTGGGTGAAATTTCACTTTAAAACAGCTCAAGGAATTGAATGTTTAACCGATGCTGAAGCAGAAGAAATTATTGGAAAAGATCGTGAAAGTCATCAAAAAGATTTATTTGATAGTATTGAAAATAAAGATTTTCCAAAATGGCATTTGAAAATACAAGTTATGCCAGAGGAAGAAGCTAAAACGTATCATATTAATCCATTTGATTTAACAAAAGTATGGCCACATGCTGATTATCCATTAATTGATGTTGGGGTTTTAGAATTAAATCGAAATCCAGAAAATTATTTTGTTGATGTTGAACAAGCTGCATTTAACCCTACTAATATAGTACCAGGTATTGGTTTTTCCCCTGATAAAATGTTACAAGGACGTTTGTTCTCATATGGAGATACACAACGTTATCGTTTAGGTGTAAATCATCATCAAATACCTGTTAATGCACCAAAATGTCCTTTTCATTCTTACCACCGTGACGGTACAATGAGAACTGATTCAAATGCAGGTAGTACAGTTGGATATCAACCAAATAGTTTTAGCGAATGGGAAGATAGTGTAGAATTAAAAGAACCAAAATTAGAACTTGATGGTGCTGCTTACCACTGGGATCATAGAGAAGATACAGATTATTATTCTCAAGCAGGTAATTTGTTTAATATTATGACAGAAGATGAACAACAAAGGCTATTTGAAAATACAGCGAGACAAGTTGGAGGTGCTTATAAATTTATTCAAATTCGCCATATTCAAAATTGTTTGAAAGCGGATCAAAAATATGGAGAAGGAATAGCCAAAGCTTTGAATATTACAATGGAAGAAGTAAAAAATCAGCCAGAGGATTATATGCCGCAAATGAATTCATAA
- the menC gene encoding O-succinylbenzoate synthase (KEGG: dps:DP0251 O-succinylbenzoate synthase), which translates to MKATFERYVLQFKRPSGTSRGVLNEKETFFIHLTDGVNKGIGECGILRTLSIDDRPDYVEKLKWTCDNIHLGLAVLYDKLREFPSIQFGLEQAFLDLKSTHHVLFPSNFTKGQEGIIINGLIWMGSIDSMKKQIDEKIEQGFSCVKMKIGAIHFEDEYQILKQLRNDYPNLELRVDANGAFHPNEALKKLEQLSKLNLHSIEQPIKPQQWEKMADLCKITPLPIALDEELIGVFDLKDKIDLLNFIKPQYIILKPSLVGGFKRSQEWINLAEEQNIGWWITSALESNVGLNAIAQWTYTLNNSMPQGLGTGGLYTNNIPSNLEIQGEKLFHK; encoded by the coding sequence ATGAAAGCAACGTTTGAACGGTATGTATTACAATTTAAAAGACCAAGTGGTACTTCAAGAGGTGTTTTAAATGAAAAAGAAACTTTTTTTATTCATTTAACTGACGGAGTAAACAAAGGAATTGGTGAATGTGGTATTCTAAGGACCTTAAGTATTGATGATCGTCCTGATTATGTTGAAAAATTAAAATGGACTTGTGATAACATTCATCTTGGGTTAGCTGTTTTATATGATAAATTAAGAGAATTCCCTTCGATTCAATTTGGTTTAGAGCAAGCTTTTTTAGATCTTAAAAGTACTCATCATGTATTATTTCCTTCTAACTTTACTAAAGGGCAAGAAGGTATTATCATCAACGGTTTGATTTGGATGGGATCAATTGACTCTATGAAAAAGCAAATTGATGAAAAAATAGAACAAGGATTCTCATGTGTCAAAATGAAAATCGGTGCTATTCATTTTGAAGATGAATACCAAATATTAAAGCAACTTCGAAACGATTATCCTAACCTAGAATTACGTGTTGATGCCAATGGAGCTTTTCATCCCAATGAAGCTTTAAAAAAGCTGGAACAACTATCAAAACTTAATTTACATTCTATTGAACAACCTATTAAACCTCAACAATGGGAAAAAATGGCTGATTTATGCAAAATAACACCTTTACCTATTGCTTTAGATGAAGAATTAATTGGAGTTTTTGATTTAAAAGATAAAATTGATTTATTAAATTTCATTAAACCTCAATACATTATTTTAAAACCAAGCTTAGTAGGTGGTTTTAAAAGATCACAAGAATGGATTAATTTGGCAGAAGAACAAAATATAGGCTGGTGGATTACTTCCGCTTTAGAAAGTAATGTTGGACTAAATGCTATTGCACAATGGACCTACACTTTAAATAATTCAATGCCACAGGGGCTTGGAACAGGAGGTCTATACACAAACAATATACCTTCTAATTTAGAAATTCAAGGAGAAAAATTATTTCATAAATAA
- the aroB gene encoding 3-dehydroquinate synthase (Belongs to the dehydroquinate synthase family.; KEGG: gst:HW35_03335 3-dehydroquinate synthase): MTKINCLDYSIYFGLESYSKLNDYLIANQTNISKVFILTDNNTNEYCLPILMANSVLSEVEIIEIEEGEINKNIETCVLLWDTLSELGADRNSLMINLGGGVITDMGGFVASTFKRGIRYINIPTTLLSQVDASVGGKTGIDLGHLKNQVGVFSYPEMILIDTQFLQTLEQRQLKSGLAEMLKHGLIQDKTHWETLNYAYKDLDYDQLENLIYDSVSIKKNVVESDPKEKGLRKILNFGHTIGHGIESSLLNTENQLLHGESIAIGMICEAYIAFKTTNLPEKEMKEIKSSLLAVFPKVDSSIFNLDSILNYMEHDKKNIEGEFKFSLLSKIGECEFNCPATMELIKESFEFYNL; the protein is encoded by the coding sequence ATGACAAAGATCAATTGTTTAGATTATAGTATTTACTTTGGTTTAGAATCATATTCTAAATTAAACGACTATTTAATTGCCAATCAAACAAATATTAGCAAAGTTTTCATATTAACTGATAATAATACCAATGAATATTGTTTACCAATTTTAATGGCTAATTCGGTTTTATCAGAAGTCGAAATCATTGAGATTGAAGAAGGTGAAATCAATAAAAATATTGAAACATGTGTTCTTTTGTGGGACACATTGTCTGAATTAGGTGCTGATCGTAATAGTTTAATGATAAACTTAGGTGGTGGTGTTATTACAGATATGGGGGGCTTTGTAGCTTCTACTTTCAAAAGAGGAATTCGTTATATCAATATTCCAACTACCTTGCTCTCTCAAGTAGATGCTTCTGTCGGAGGAAAGACAGGAATTGACTTAGGTCATTTAAAAAATCAAGTGGGTGTTTTTTCATATCCTGAAATGATTTTAATTGACACGCAATTTTTACAAACATTAGAACAACGTCAACTTAAATCAGGATTAGCTGAAATGTTAAAACATGGTTTGATTCAAGATAAAACACATTGGGAAACCTTAAATTATGCTTATAAAGATCTAGATTACGATCAATTAGAAAACTTAATTTATGATTCTGTTTCAATTAAAAAGAACGTAGTAGAAAGTGATCCAAAAGAAAAAGGATTACGTAAAATATTGAATTTTGGGCATACCATTGGGCATGGAATTGAATCTTCCTTGTTAAACACTGAAAACCAATTACTTCATGGAGAATCTATTGCCATAGGAATGATATGTGAAGCTTATATTGCATTCAAAACAACCAATCTTCCAGAAAAAGAAATGAAAGAAATTAAATCTTCTCTTTTGGCAGTTTTCCCTAAAGTAGATTCTTCTATTTTCAATCTTGATTCTATTTTAAATTATATGGAACATGACAAGAAAAATATAGAAGGAGAATTTAAATTTTCTTTACTTTCTAAAATAGGAGAATGTGAATTCAACTGTCCAGCAACCATGGAATTAATAAAAGAGTCCTTCGAATTCTACAATCTTTAA
- the kptA gene encoding putative RNA 2'-phosphotransferase (Removes the 2'-phosphate from RNA via an intermediate in which the phosphate is ADP-ribosylated by NAD followed by a presumed transesterification to release the RNA and generate ADP- ribose 1''-2''-cyclic phosphate (APPR>P). May function as an ADP- ribosylase; Belongs to the KptA/TPT1 family.; KEGG: pjd:Pjdr2_0298 putative RNA 2'-phosphotransferase; Phosphotransferases with an alcohol group as acceptor) has product MNLTKLSKTISHALRHKLELYNLKLNKEGWVELEQLIQSLKKADYKEYKVLSIEDIEEVIKTSQKKRFEMKNGQIRAFYGHSIDQKMVKESTLPPDILYHGTIKANEPLILEGGLKPMNRQYVHLSEHIEEAELVAKRRKNKETIILTIKAEEAFSNGIAFYKEGQGIWLADQIPADYIKIIDIKQ; this is encoded by the coding sequence ATGAATTTAACTAAATTAAGTAAAACCATATCACATGCTTTAAGACATAAACTTGAACTATACAATTTAAAACTTAATAAAGAAGGTTGGGTTGAGTTGGAACAATTAATTCAATCATTAAAAAAAGCGGATTATAAAGAATATAAAGTGTTGAGTATTGAAGATATAGAAGAAGTAATAAAAACTTCTCAAAAGAAGCGATTTGAAATGAAAAATGGACAAATAAGAGCTTTTTATGGACATTCTATAGATCAAAAAATGGTAAAAGAAAGTACTTTACCACCTGATATTTTATATCATGGAACGATTAAAGCAAATGAACCGTTGATTCTTGAAGGAGGTTTAAAACCAATGAATCGACAATACGTTCATTTGTCGGAACATATTGAAGAAGCAGAATTGGTTGCGAAACGTAGAAAAAATAAGGAGACCATAATCTTAACAATTAAAGCTGAAGAGGCCTTTTCAAATGGAATTGCATTTTATAAAGAAGGGCAAGGAATATGGTTGGCTGATCAAATCCCAGCAGATTATATTAAAATTATTGACATAAAACAATGA
- the dnaB gene encoding DNA helicase (Participates in initiation and elongation during chromosome replicatio; it exhibits DNA-dependent ATPase activity; Belongs to the helicase family. DnaB subfamily; Contains 1 DOD-type homing endonuclease domain; Contains 1 SF4 helicase domain.; KEGG: cvt:B843_12515 replicative DNA helicase) produces MAEGNPSYNQNRKTNNVIGLERGKIPPQATDLEEAVLGALMIDKKGLDEAIDILEPDFFYKIEHQEIYKTIKTLFNDSQPIDLLTVSHALKRNGKLDQVGGDYYLVQLTQKVSSAAHIEYHSRIIQQKYIQRRLIQVSSQIIDKSYDETTDVFDLLDDAENKLFEITNGNLKKASERADRLVAQAIDKIKQVSEQEGLSGVPTGFTKIDQLTAGWQRSDLVILAARPGMGKTAFVLSMAKNMAIQYGKGVAVFSLEMSSVQLVTRLISGETGIDSEKLRKATLAEHEWEQLYSKVKKLEDAPLFIDDTPALSIFDLRAKCRRLVSQHNVECIIIDYLQLMTAGSGHSGNREQEISMISRSLKSIAKELDVPVIALSQLSRAVETRGGSKRPLLSDLRESGAIEQDADIVCFIYRPEYYGLTEWDDEELSSCVGQGEFIVAKHRNGGLDNIRLRFIGAQAKFDNLEENPFMTPGLQSFESSMNTEGLPNPSPTDAFGGNNDPNTLSSGMNSGEDDFPF; encoded by the coding sequence ATGGCAGAAGGAAACCCATCATATAATCAAAATAGAAAAACCAATAATGTAATTGGTCTTGAACGAGGTAAAATACCTCCTCAAGCAACTGATTTAGAAGAAGCTGTACTTGGAGCTTTAATGATTGACAAAAAAGGATTAGATGAAGCAATTGATATTTTAGAACCTGATTTTTTTTATAAAATAGAACATCAGGAAATCTATAAAACAATTAAAACACTTTTTAATGATTCTCAACCTATTGATTTACTTACCGTTTCACATGCTTTAAAGCGAAATGGTAAATTAGATCAAGTTGGAGGAGATTATTATTTAGTCCAATTGACTCAAAAAGTATCTTCTGCCGCTCACATTGAATATCATTCAAGAATCATTCAACAAAAATATATTCAACGACGTTTAATTCAAGTTTCTTCACAAATTATTGACAAATCGTATGATGAAACTACAGATGTTTTTGATTTATTAGATGATGCTGAGAACAAACTATTTGAAATTACAAATGGTAACTTAAAAAAAGCTTCTGAAAGAGCTGATCGATTAGTAGCTCAAGCTATTGATAAAATTAAACAAGTTTCAGAACAAGAAGGGTTAAGTGGTGTTCCAACTGGTTTTACCAAAATTGATCAGCTTACAGCAGGTTGGCAACGCTCTGATTTAGTTATTTTAGCGGCCAGGCCTGGTATGGGAAAAACAGCTTTTGTATTATCCATGGCAAAAAACATGGCTATTCAATATGGAAAAGGTGTTGCTGTTTTTTCTTTAGAAATGTCTTCTGTTCAGTTAGTTACACGTTTAATATCTGGTGAAACGGGGATTGATTCTGAAAAATTAAGAAAAGCCACCTTAGCCGAACATGAGTGGGAACAACTCTATTCTAAAGTTAAAAAGTTAGAAGATGCTCCTTTATTCATTGATGATACCCCTGCACTATCCATTTTTGATTTACGTGCAAAATGCCGCCGACTGGTTTCTCAACATAATGTAGAATGTATCATTATTGATTATTTACAATTGATGACAGCAGGAAGTGGTCACTCAGGAAATCGTGAACAAGAAATTTCCATGATCTCACGATCACTAAAATCCATTGCAAAAGAATTAGATGTACCCGTAATTGCTTTATCACAGTTATCTCGTGCAGTAGAAACTCGTGGCGGAAGTAAACGACCATTACTATCTGATTTACGTGAATCAGGAGCAATTGAACAAGATGCAGATATTGTATGTTTTATCTATCGACCTGAATATTACGGGTTAACAGAATGGGATGATGAAGAATTATCGTCTTGTGTAGGTCAAGGTGAATTCATTGTAGCAAAACACCGTAACGGTGGTTTGGATAATATTCGCTTACGTTTTATTGGTGCTCAAGCTAAATTTGATAACTTAGAAGAGAATCCTTTTATGACACCTGGACTTCAATCATTTGAATCCAGTATGAACACTGAGGGTCTTCCTAATCCTTCTCCTACCGATGCTTTTGGTGGAAACAATGATCCAAACACACTTTCAAGTGGTATGAATTCTGGAGAAGATGATTTTCCTTTCTAA
- the menE gene encoding O-succinylbenzoate--CoA ligase (KEGG: elb:VO54_02035 O-succinylbenzoic acid--CoA ligase) yields MTLDFSKNTFTIDVELYNETWQQEILHFLKEYLHNTKIKVTTSGSTGKPKTLYILKKFMKNSALITGDYFNLQQGHTALLCLPIHYIAGKMMLVRAVELGLKLVCVSPSGNPLEHIKTTIDFCAMVPLQVEQSLSKISFIKQLIIGGAPISSQLEKQLQQVNTLCFATYGMTETVTHIAIKPLNHVLKSEYYTILNGITITKDFRGCLVIDCPHLNSDQVITNDMVELINEKQFQFLGRYDHVINSGGVKIHPEIVEKKLSSVFSERFFITAIPDEKLGEKVVLIIEKEKTNTTPTLTAYLEKFEIPKHIFYTQKFIETPTGKIKRNETLNHILSSQIS; encoded by the coding sequence ATGACGCTAGATTTCTCAAAAAATACCTTTACAATAGATGTTGAGTTATATAATGAAACCTGGCAACAAGAAATTCTTCATTTTTTAAAAGAATATTTACACAACACTAAAATAAAGGTTACTACTTCTGGATCTACTGGAAAACCCAAGACACTTTACATTTTAAAAAAATTCATGAAAAATAGTGCCTTGATAACAGGTGATTACTTCAACCTTCAGCAAGGACACACTGCTTTGTTATGTTTACCTATACATTATATTGCCGGAAAAATGATGCTTGTTCGTGCAGTTGAATTAGGGTTAAAACTAGTTTGTGTTTCCCCTTCTGGAAATCCTTTAGAACATATAAAAACAACTATTGATTTCTGCGCAATGGTTCCTTTACAAGTTGAACAATCATTATCAAAAATATCTTTTATAAAACAATTGATTATTGGAGGTGCTCCTATTTCTAGTCAATTAGAAAAACAATTACAACAAGTTAATACACTTTGTTTTGCTACATATGGTATGACTGAAACCGTTACCCATATTGCAATCAAACCACTTAATCATGTTTTAAAGTCTGAATATTATACTATTTTAAATGGTATAACTATCACAAAAGATTTTCGAGGTTGTTTGGTTATCGATTGTCCTCATCTAAACTCTGACCAAGTTATTACAAACGATATGGTTGAACTTATCAATGAAAAACAATTTCAATTTTTAGGACGTTACGATCATGTTATTAATTCTGGAGGAGTTAAAATTCATCCTGAAATAGTAGAAAAAAAGCTTTCTTCTGTTTTTTCTGAGCGTTTTTTTATTACGGCCATCCCTGATGAAAAATTAGGAGAAAAAGTAGTATTAATCATTGAAAAAGAAAAAACCAATACTACTCCTACTCTTACTGCATATTTGGAAAAATTTGAAATTCCAAAACATATTTTTTATACTCAAAAATTCATCGAAACACCTACTGGAAAAATAAAAAGAAACGAAACTTTGAATCATATTCTTTCATCTCAAATATCCTAA
- the PRODH gene encoding proline dehydrogenase 1, mitochondrial (Converts proline to delta-1-pyrroline-5-carboxylate; Belongs to the proline oxidase family.; KEGG: fjo:Fjoh_2814 proline dehydrogenase; Acting on the CH-NH group of donors), with protein sequence MSKRFDNTEIAFKVKSNYELKKAYYLFSMVASETLTTVGSFMLNKTIGIGLVKNMVKQTVFKHFCAGEDKDESLELIKTLNEYNVKSILDYSVEGKDSEADFDRTFQEILSNIDLAKKTDGVPFVVFKPTGFGSLDLYEKVQNNEKLSEEEQAAWERVKKRFYDVCKKAYDLQVRVMIDAEDSWGQTAVDDLVENLMQEFNKEYCIVSNTLQMYRHDRLDYLKGIYDRAQKEGYILGFKIVRGAYMEKERERAEEKGYPSPINPTKEATDQLYDDALAFILDRIDGILLFAGTHNEKSSEIVLSTIESKGLSTHHDHIWLGQLYGMSDNISFNAAKEGFNVAKYLPYGPVQDVMPYLIRRAEENTSIAGQTTRELDLIKEEMKRRRA encoded by the coding sequence ATGTCAAAACGATTTGATAATACGGAGATTGCTTTCAAAGTGAAATCTAATTATGAATTAAAAAAAGCCTACTATTTGTTTAGTATGGTAGCCAGCGAAACCCTAACAACCGTAGGTTCTTTTATGTTAAACAAAACCATTGGAATTGGTTTGGTGAAAAATATGGTGAAGCAAACTGTGTTTAAACATTTTTGTGCAGGAGAAGATAAAGATGAAAGTCTAGAATTGATTAAAACGTTAAATGAGTATAATGTTAAAAGTATTTTAGATTATTCAGTAGAAGGGAAGGATAGTGAAGCCGATTTTGATCGAACATTTCAAGAAATTTTATCGAATATTGATTTAGCTAAAAAAACAGATGGAGTTCCATTTGTAGTTTTTAAACCAACAGGATTTGGAAGTTTAGATTTGTATGAAAAGGTTCAGAATAATGAAAAACTTTCAGAAGAAGAACAGGCAGCATGGGAGCGAGTAAAAAAACGTTTTTATGATGTTTGTAAAAAAGCTTACGATTTACAAGTTCGTGTTATGATTGATGCAGAAGATTCATGGGGGCAAACAGCTGTAGATGATCTAGTTGAAAACTTAATGCAAGAATTTAATAAAGAATACTGTATTGTAAGTAATACATTACAAATGTATCGTCATGATCGTTTGGATTATTTGAAAGGAATTTATGATAGAGCTCAAAAAGAAGGGTATATATTAGGATTTAAAATTGTTCGAGGAGCTTATATGGAAAAAGAACGTGAAAGAGCTGAAGAAAAAGGATATCCTTCTCCAATTAATCCAACAAAAGAGGCAACAGATCAATTGTATGATGATGCTTTAGCATTTATTTTAGATCGAATAGATGGTATCTTATTATTTGCAGGAACACATAATGAAAAAAGTTCTGAAATTGTATTATCAACGATTGAAAGTAAAGGGTTATCAACTCATCATGATCATATTTGGTTAGGTCAGTTATATGGAATGAGTGATAATATTTCATTTAATGCAGCCAAAGAAGGATTTAATGTAGCAAAATATTTACCATATGGACCTGTTCAAGATGTAATGCCGTATTTAATTCGTAGAGCGGAAGAAAATACATCCATAGCAGGGCAAACTACACGTGAATTGGATTTGATTAAAGAAGAAATGAAACGTAGAAGAGCATAA